One window from the genome of Corynebacterium sp. SCR221107 encodes:
- a CDS encoding type II secretion system F family protein — protein sequence MSGIILGLAIATALVITEPRSTRLVRIGQGPRTPRDGPRRSTRGKKAGEHLARAGELELVAACLRSGLSPQAAAQVVAESTGTNAWAQVATMLRLGVDPITAWDPIARLEGCQEMALIARNSHRSGAAMATSCRNLAATLDDAAWAEAESRAERAGVLIAIPLALFFLPAFIVLGLAPVVITLGQGMAPL from the coding sequence ATGAGCGGAATAATTTTGGGACTTGCGATAGCCACGGCACTGGTGATCACCGAACCGCGATCGACCAGACTGGTGCGCATCGGTCAAGGCCCGCGCACCCCGCGCGATGGCCCCCGAAGATCAACGCGGGGAAAGAAGGCAGGCGAGCATCTAGCGCGCGCCGGGGAGCTCGAGCTCGTGGCGGCGTGCCTGCGCTCGGGGCTGTCCCCGCAGGCGGCCGCGCAGGTGGTGGCGGAGTCCACGGGCACGAACGCGTGGGCTCAGGTGGCCACGATGCTGCGCCTGGGCGTGGATCCCATCACCGCGTGGGACCCGATTGCCCGGCTGGAGGGCTGCCAGGAGATGGCGCTGATCGCGCGCAACTCGCACCGATCGGGTGCCGCGATGGCAACGTCGTGCCGCAACCTGGCGGCCACGCTGGACGACGCCGCCTGGGCCGAAGCCGAAAGCCGCGCCGAGCGCGCCGGCGTGCTCATAGCCATACCGCTGGCGTTGTTTTTCCTGCCCGCCTTCATCGTGTTGGGTCTGGCCCCGGTCGTGATCACCCTGGGGCAGGGCATGGCGCCACTGTAG